A DNA window from Engystomops pustulosus chromosome 6, aEngPut4.maternal, whole genome shotgun sequence contains the following coding sequences:
- the SLC26A11 gene encoding sodium-independent sulfate anion transporter isoform X2 gives MERPGTWHDRRVGSRILARCCSWEAIKRTLPFLCWLPQYSIQWMQLDIIAGLTVGLTVVPQGLAYAEVAGLPVEYGLYSSYVGCFIYCLLGTSKDVTLGPTAIMSLLVAIYTSGDASLAVLLAFLSGCIQLALGLLKFGFLLDFISYPVIKAFTSAAAVTIGFSQVKNLLGLKDIPRQFILQVYETFHKLPTIRLGDAVLGFLCIAFLLALKFMKEHFPRVYRGMPRCYRLCYIIVWVTTTARNAIVVVAAGLVAYSFHVMGLHPFILTGKTAEGLPQFQLPPFSEKIDNRTVSFSEMVQDIGPGLFIIPLMGLLESVAIARAFASQNNYRIDTNQELLAIGLTNFLGSFLSAYPVTGSFGRTALNSQTGACTPAGGILTGFLVLFSLGYLTPLFYYIPKAALAAVIICAVAPMFDLSVCKTLWKVKKLDLLPFLVTFLLSFWEIQYGILLGILVSLVILCYSIARPKIKVIDPHGPTLMIMSGLSFPSVEYLRDTIHEKAFTDSLPPSVTLDFTHVNVLDYTVVMGLREIQHEFRSQGRTLLFSGLQPDIHQILLAADLKDFQHPLSVTTADLYIDGSVEPLLNNVPKASSELNH, from the exons ATGGAGCGGCCAGGTACCTGGCATGACAGGAGAGTTGGTTCTCGGATATTGGCCAGGTGTTGCTCCTGGGAAGCAATAAAGAGGACACTGCCGTTTCTGTGCTGGTTACCTCAGTACTCCATACAATGGATGCAGCTTGATATAATTGCGGGACTCACTGTTGGACTTACTGTAGTACCGCAAGGACTTGCCTACGCGGAGGTGGCCGGTCTACCTGTAGAG TAtgggctttattcatcttacgTCGGCTGCTTTATTTATTGCCTGCTTGGGACATCCAAAGATGTGACGTTAGGCCCCACCGCCATAATGTCCCTCCTGGTGGCCATCTACACATCTGGAGACGCGTCGCTGGCCGTCCTCCTGGCCTTCCTGTCGGGGTGCATACAGCTGGCTTTGGGGCTGCTGAAGTTCG GTTTTCTTTTGGATTTTATCTCATACCCCGTAATCAAAGCCTTTACCTCAGCTGCAGCAGTCACGATTGGTTTTAGCCAAGTTAAG aATCTTCTGGGTTTGAAGGATATTCCTCGTCAGTTCATCTTACAGGTCTATGAAACCTTCCACAAACTTCCAACCATCAG ACTCGGGGATGCCGTTCTTGGTTTCCTTTGCATTGCCTTTCTCTTGGCCTTAAAATTTATGAAGGAACATTTCCCAAGGGTTTATAGAGGGATGCCGCGATGctaccggctctgctacatcattgtcTGGGTCACTACAACAG CTCGCAATGCGATTGTGGTAGTGGCTGCGGGTCTGGTGGCCTACTCCTTCCATGTCATGGGTTTACATCCTTTCATCCTTACTGGTAAGACTGCAGAAGGTCTCCCCCAATTCCAGCTCCCTCCTTTCTCAGAGAAGATCGACAACCGCACCGTCTCATTCAGTGAAATGGTTCAG GATATTGGGCCTGGACTTTTTATCATTCCGTTAATGGGATTATTGGAAAGTGTTGCCATTGCACGAGCCTTCG CTTCTCAGAATAACTACAGGATAGACACAAACCAGGAGCTGCTGGCAATAG GACTCACCAATTTTTTGGGCTCCTTCCTCTCCGCGTATCCAGTGACGGGAAGCTTTGGGAG AACGGCGCTCAATTCCCAGACCGGAGCGTGTACCCCCGCAGGCGGCATCCTCACAG ggtTCCTTGTGTTATTCTCCCTCGGATACCTGACTCCGCTCTTCTACTACATCCCGAAAGCGGCTCTCGCTGCCGTTATCATCTGTGCCGTGGCTCCCATGTTTGATCTATCGGTCTGCAAAACCTTGTGGAAAGTTAAAA AACTTGACCTTTTACCTTTCCTGGTCACCTTTCTTCTCTCCTTCTGGGAAATCCAGTACGGGATCCTCCTTGGTATTCTAGTTTCTCTCGTCATCCTTTGCTATTCAATTGCACGACCCAAAATCAAG GTAATTGATCCGCATGGCCCTACACTGATGATCATGAGCGGCCTCAGTTTCCCATCTGTGGAGTATCTGAGGGATACAATTCATGAAAAAGCTTTTACAG ATTCTCTGCCGCCGTCCGTCACCCTGGATTTCACCCACGTAAATGTCCTGGATTACACAGTCGTGATGGGTCTCCGGGAGATACAACACGAGTTCCGCTCCCAGGGGAGGACGCTGCTATTTTCAGGACTGCAG CCCGACATTCATCAGATCTTATTGGCTGCAGATTTGAAAGACTTTCAGCATCCCCTCAGCGTGACAACAG cgGATCTCTATATAGATGGAAGCGTAGAGCCCTTACTCAACAACGTTCCTAAAGCGTCATCCGAG CTAAACCATTGA
- the SLC26A11 gene encoding sodium-independent sulfate anion transporter isoform X3 — MERPGTWHDRRVGSRILARCCSWEAIKRTLPFLCWLPQYSIQWMQLDIIAGLTVGLTVVPQGLAYAEVAGLPVEDDEFYLTFSSSRQYGLYSSYVGCFIYCLLGTSKDVTLGPTAIMSLLVAIYTSGDASLAVLLAFLSGCIQLALGLLKFGFLLDFISYPVIKAFTSAAAVTIGFSQVKNLLGLKDIPRQFILQVYETFHKLPTIRLGDAVLGFLCIAFLLALKFMKEHFPRVYRGMPRCYRLCYIIVWVTTTARNAIVVVAAGLVAYSFHVMGLHPFILTGKTAEGLPQFQLPPFSEKIDNRTVSFSEMVQDIGPGLFIIPLMGLLESVAIARAFGLTNFLGSFLSAYPVTGSFGRTALNSQTGACTPAGGILTGFLVLFSLGYLTPLFYYIPKAALAAVIICAVAPMFDLSVCKTLWKVKKLDLLPFLVTFLLSFWEIQYGILLGILVSLVILCYSIARPKIKVIDPHGPTLMIMSGLSFPSVEYLRDTIHEKAFTDSLPPSVTLDFTHVNVLDYTVVMGLREIQHEFRSQGRTLLFSGLQPDIHQILLAADLKDFQHPLSVTTADLYIDGSVEPLLNNVPKASSELNH, encoded by the exons ATGGAGCGGCCAGGTACCTGGCATGACAGGAGAGTTGGTTCTCGGATATTGGCCAGGTGTTGCTCCTGGGAAGCAATAAAGAGGACACTGCCGTTTCTGTGCTGGTTACCTCAGTACTCCATACAATGGATGCAGCTTGATATAATTGCGGGACTCACTGTTGGACTTACTGTAGTACCGCAAGGACTTGCCTACGCGGAGGTGGCCGGTCTACCTGTAGAG GATGATGAATTTTACCTCACGTTTTCTTCCTCGCGGCAGTAtgggctttattcatcttacgTCGGCTGCTTTATTTATTGCCTGCTTGGGACATCCAAAGATGTGACGTTAGGCCCCACCGCCATAATGTCCCTCCTGGTGGCCATCTACACATCTGGAGACGCGTCGCTGGCCGTCCTCCTGGCCTTCCTGTCGGGGTGCATACAGCTGGCTTTGGGGCTGCTGAAGTTCG GTTTTCTTTTGGATTTTATCTCATACCCCGTAATCAAAGCCTTTACCTCAGCTGCAGCAGTCACGATTGGTTTTAGCCAAGTTAAG aATCTTCTGGGTTTGAAGGATATTCCTCGTCAGTTCATCTTACAGGTCTATGAAACCTTCCACAAACTTCCAACCATCAG ACTCGGGGATGCCGTTCTTGGTTTCCTTTGCATTGCCTTTCTCTTGGCCTTAAAATTTATGAAGGAACATTTCCCAAGGGTTTATAGAGGGATGCCGCGATGctaccggctctgctacatcattgtcTGGGTCACTACAACAG CTCGCAATGCGATTGTGGTAGTGGCTGCGGGTCTGGTGGCCTACTCCTTCCATGTCATGGGTTTACATCCTTTCATCCTTACTGGTAAGACTGCAGAAGGTCTCCCCCAATTCCAGCTCCCTCCTTTCTCAGAGAAGATCGACAACCGCACCGTCTCATTCAGTGAAATGGTTCAG GATATTGGGCCTGGACTTTTTATCATTCCGTTAATGGGATTATTGGAAAGTGTTGCCATTGCACGAGCCTTCG GACTCACCAATTTTTTGGGCTCCTTCCTCTCCGCGTATCCAGTGACGGGAAGCTTTGGGAG AACGGCGCTCAATTCCCAGACCGGAGCGTGTACCCCCGCAGGCGGCATCCTCACAG ggtTCCTTGTGTTATTCTCCCTCGGATACCTGACTCCGCTCTTCTACTACATCCCGAAAGCGGCTCTCGCTGCCGTTATCATCTGTGCCGTGGCTCCCATGTTTGATCTATCGGTCTGCAAAACCTTGTGGAAAGTTAAAA AACTTGACCTTTTACCTTTCCTGGTCACCTTTCTTCTCTCCTTCTGGGAAATCCAGTACGGGATCCTCCTTGGTATTCTAGTTTCTCTCGTCATCCTTTGCTATTCAATTGCACGACCCAAAATCAAG GTAATTGATCCGCATGGCCCTACACTGATGATCATGAGCGGCCTCAGTTTCCCATCTGTGGAGTATCTGAGGGATACAATTCATGAAAAAGCTTTTACAG ATTCTCTGCCGCCGTCCGTCACCCTGGATTTCACCCACGTAAATGTCCTGGATTACACAGTCGTGATGGGTCTCCGGGAGATACAACACGAGTTCCGCTCCCAGGGGAGGACGCTGCTATTTTCAGGACTGCAG CCCGACATTCATCAGATCTTATTGGCTGCAGATTTGAAAGACTTTCAGCATCCCCTCAGCGTGACAACAG cgGATCTCTATATAGATGGAAGCGTAGAGCCCTTACTCAACAACGTTCCTAAAGCGTCATCCGAG CTAAACCATTGA
- the SLC26A11 gene encoding sodium-independent sulfate anion transporter isoform X4 gives MGSIMYGLYSSYVGCFIYCLLGTSKDVTLGPTAIMSLLVAIYTSGDASLAVLLAFLSGCIQLALGLLKFGFLLDFISYPVIKAFTSAAAVTIGFSQVKNLLGLKDIPRQFILQVYETFHKLPTIRLGDAVLGFLCIAFLLALKFMKEHFPRVYRGMPRCYRLCYIIVWVTTTARNAIVVVAAGLVAYSFHVMGLHPFILTGKTAEGLPQFQLPPFSEKIDNRTVSFSEMVQDIGPGLFIIPLMGLLESVAIARAFASQNNYRIDTNQELLAIGLTNFLGSFLSAYPVTGSFGRTALNSQTGACTPAGGILTGFLVLFSLGYLTPLFYYIPKAALAAVIICAVAPMFDLSVCKTLWKVKKLDLLPFLVTFLLSFWEIQYGILLGILVSLVILCYSIARPKIKVIDPHGPTLMIMSGLSFPSVEYLRDTIHEKAFTDSLPPSVTLDFTHVNVLDYTVVMGLREIQHEFRSQGRTLLFSGLQPDIHQILLAADLKDFQHPLSVTTADLYIDGSVEPLLNNVPKASSELNH, from the exons ATGGGGTCTATAATG TAtgggctttattcatcttacgTCGGCTGCTTTATTTATTGCCTGCTTGGGACATCCAAAGATGTGACGTTAGGCCCCACCGCCATAATGTCCCTCCTGGTGGCCATCTACACATCTGGAGACGCGTCGCTGGCCGTCCTCCTGGCCTTCCTGTCGGGGTGCATACAGCTGGCTTTGGGGCTGCTGAAGTTCG GTTTTCTTTTGGATTTTATCTCATACCCCGTAATCAAAGCCTTTACCTCAGCTGCAGCAGTCACGATTGGTTTTAGCCAAGTTAAG aATCTTCTGGGTTTGAAGGATATTCCTCGTCAGTTCATCTTACAGGTCTATGAAACCTTCCACAAACTTCCAACCATCAG ACTCGGGGATGCCGTTCTTGGTTTCCTTTGCATTGCCTTTCTCTTGGCCTTAAAATTTATGAAGGAACATTTCCCAAGGGTTTATAGAGGGATGCCGCGATGctaccggctctgctacatcattgtcTGGGTCACTACAACAG CTCGCAATGCGATTGTGGTAGTGGCTGCGGGTCTGGTGGCCTACTCCTTCCATGTCATGGGTTTACATCCTTTCATCCTTACTGGTAAGACTGCAGAAGGTCTCCCCCAATTCCAGCTCCCTCCTTTCTCAGAGAAGATCGACAACCGCACCGTCTCATTCAGTGAAATGGTTCAG GATATTGGGCCTGGACTTTTTATCATTCCGTTAATGGGATTATTGGAAAGTGTTGCCATTGCACGAGCCTTCG CTTCTCAGAATAACTACAGGATAGACACAAACCAGGAGCTGCTGGCAATAG GACTCACCAATTTTTTGGGCTCCTTCCTCTCCGCGTATCCAGTGACGGGAAGCTTTGGGAG AACGGCGCTCAATTCCCAGACCGGAGCGTGTACCCCCGCAGGCGGCATCCTCACAG ggtTCCTTGTGTTATTCTCCCTCGGATACCTGACTCCGCTCTTCTACTACATCCCGAAAGCGGCTCTCGCTGCCGTTATCATCTGTGCCGTGGCTCCCATGTTTGATCTATCGGTCTGCAAAACCTTGTGGAAAGTTAAAA AACTTGACCTTTTACCTTTCCTGGTCACCTTTCTTCTCTCCTTCTGGGAAATCCAGTACGGGATCCTCCTTGGTATTCTAGTTTCTCTCGTCATCCTTTGCTATTCAATTGCACGACCCAAAATCAAG GTAATTGATCCGCATGGCCCTACACTGATGATCATGAGCGGCCTCAGTTTCCCATCTGTGGAGTATCTGAGGGATACAATTCATGAAAAAGCTTTTACAG ATTCTCTGCCGCCGTCCGTCACCCTGGATTTCACCCACGTAAATGTCCTGGATTACACAGTCGTGATGGGTCTCCGGGAGATACAACACGAGTTCCGCTCCCAGGGGAGGACGCTGCTATTTTCAGGACTGCAG CCCGACATTCATCAGATCTTATTGGCTGCAGATTTGAAAGACTTTCAGCATCCCCTCAGCGTGACAACAG cgGATCTCTATATAGATGGAAGCGTAGAGCCCTTACTCAACAACGTTCCTAAAGCGTCATCCGAG CTAAACCATTGA
- the SLC26A11 gene encoding sodium-independent sulfate anion transporter isoform X1: MERPGTWHDRRVGSRILARCCSWEAIKRTLPFLCWLPQYSIQWMQLDIIAGLTVGLTVVPQGLAYAEVAGLPVEDDEFYLTFSSSRQYGLYSSYVGCFIYCLLGTSKDVTLGPTAIMSLLVAIYTSGDASLAVLLAFLSGCIQLALGLLKFGFLLDFISYPVIKAFTSAAAVTIGFSQVKNLLGLKDIPRQFILQVYETFHKLPTIRLGDAVLGFLCIAFLLALKFMKEHFPRVYRGMPRCYRLCYIIVWVTTTARNAIVVVAAGLVAYSFHVMGLHPFILTGKTAEGLPQFQLPPFSEKIDNRTVSFSEMVQDIGPGLFIIPLMGLLESVAIARAFASQNNYRIDTNQELLAIGLTNFLGSFLSAYPVTGSFGRTALNSQTGACTPAGGILTGFLVLFSLGYLTPLFYYIPKAALAAVIICAVAPMFDLSVCKTLWKVKKLDLLPFLVTFLLSFWEIQYGILLGILVSLVILCYSIARPKIKVIDPHGPTLMIMSGLSFPSVEYLRDTIHEKAFTDSLPPSVTLDFTHVNVLDYTVVMGLREIQHEFRSQGRTLLFSGLQPDIHQILLAADLKDFQHPLSVTTADLYIDGSVEPLLNNVPKASSELNH; the protein is encoded by the exons ATGGAGCGGCCAGGTACCTGGCATGACAGGAGAGTTGGTTCTCGGATATTGGCCAGGTGTTGCTCCTGGGAAGCAATAAAGAGGACACTGCCGTTTCTGTGCTGGTTACCTCAGTACTCCATACAATGGATGCAGCTTGATATAATTGCGGGACTCACTGTTGGACTTACTGTAGTACCGCAAGGACTTGCCTACGCGGAGGTGGCCGGTCTACCTGTAGAG GATGATGAATTTTACCTCACGTTTTCTTCCTCGCGGCAGTAtgggctttattcatcttacgTCGGCTGCTTTATTTATTGCCTGCTTGGGACATCCAAAGATGTGACGTTAGGCCCCACCGCCATAATGTCCCTCCTGGTGGCCATCTACACATCTGGAGACGCGTCGCTGGCCGTCCTCCTGGCCTTCCTGTCGGGGTGCATACAGCTGGCTTTGGGGCTGCTGAAGTTCG GTTTTCTTTTGGATTTTATCTCATACCCCGTAATCAAAGCCTTTACCTCAGCTGCAGCAGTCACGATTGGTTTTAGCCAAGTTAAG aATCTTCTGGGTTTGAAGGATATTCCTCGTCAGTTCATCTTACAGGTCTATGAAACCTTCCACAAACTTCCAACCATCAG ACTCGGGGATGCCGTTCTTGGTTTCCTTTGCATTGCCTTTCTCTTGGCCTTAAAATTTATGAAGGAACATTTCCCAAGGGTTTATAGAGGGATGCCGCGATGctaccggctctgctacatcattgtcTGGGTCACTACAACAG CTCGCAATGCGATTGTGGTAGTGGCTGCGGGTCTGGTGGCCTACTCCTTCCATGTCATGGGTTTACATCCTTTCATCCTTACTGGTAAGACTGCAGAAGGTCTCCCCCAATTCCAGCTCCCTCCTTTCTCAGAGAAGATCGACAACCGCACCGTCTCATTCAGTGAAATGGTTCAG GATATTGGGCCTGGACTTTTTATCATTCCGTTAATGGGATTATTGGAAAGTGTTGCCATTGCACGAGCCTTCG CTTCTCAGAATAACTACAGGATAGACACAAACCAGGAGCTGCTGGCAATAG GACTCACCAATTTTTTGGGCTCCTTCCTCTCCGCGTATCCAGTGACGGGAAGCTTTGGGAG AACGGCGCTCAATTCCCAGACCGGAGCGTGTACCCCCGCAGGCGGCATCCTCACAG ggtTCCTTGTGTTATTCTCCCTCGGATACCTGACTCCGCTCTTCTACTACATCCCGAAAGCGGCTCTCGCTGCCGTTATCATCTGTGCCGTGGCTCCCATGTTTGATCTATCGGTCTGCAAAACCTTGTGGAAAGTTAAAA AACTTGACCTTTTACCTTTCCTGGTCACCTTTCTTCTCTCCTTCTGGGAAATCCAGTACGGGATCCTCCTTGGTATTCTAGTTTCTCTCGTCATCCTTTGCTATTCAATTGCACGACCCAAAATCAAG GTAATTGATCCGCATGGCCCTACACTGATGATCATGAGCGGCCTCAGTTTCCCATCTGTGGAGTATCTGAGGGATACAATTCATGAAAAAGCTTTTACAG ATTCTCTGCCGCCGTCCGTCACCCTGGATTTCACCCACGTAAATGTCCTGGATTACACAGTCGTGATGGGTCTCCGGGAGATACAACACGAGTTCCGCTCCCAGGGGAGGACGCTGCTATTTTCAGGACTGCAG CCCGACATTCATCAGATCTTATTGGCTGCAGATTTGAAAGACTTTCAGCATCCCCTCAGCGTGACAACAG cgGATCTCTATATAGATGGAAGCGTAGAGCCCTTACTCAACAACGTTCCTAAAGCGTCATCCGAG CTAAACCATTGA
- the CBX8 gene encoding chromobox protein homolog 8, producing the protein MELSAVGERVFAAESLLKRRIRKGRMEYLVKWKGWSQKYSTWEPEENILDARLVAAFEDRERERELYGPKKRGPKPKTFLLKAQAKANAKTYEFRSESSRGLRVPYPGHPPPPDMQSRSREGLRSVPTSSQESSEPPASLFKERLGGSDMRDHYPLKIKKKKKSHHAKLLHKANVQSMRMSSANHTSQTEQIISSSKGDDSGALEYHPTHGVIQIARRQNSSDLGSSSQIEHCFLSKEHGLVQTSQHGHGKSNSDTSLHRTKNRGDLYKDGVNPRTKIHSECREQVSDFYSEALITHGRKPSLIARIPVARIFGEPEEEPWRPPVDNLEKVVVTDVTSNFLTVTIKESNTDQGFFKDKR; encoded by the exons ATGGAGCTGTCCGCTGTCGGGGAGCGAGTGTTTGCGGCCGAATCCCTCCTAAAAAGACGCATCCGGAAG GGTCGAATGGAGTATTTGGTGAAGTGGAAGGGCTGGTCTCAGAA ATACAGCACATGGGAACCTGAAGAAAACATCCTGGATGCCAGATTAGTGGCCGCCTTCGAAGATcg agagcgagagagagaattGTATGGGCCAAAGAAAAGGGGTCCCAAGCCGAAGACTTTTCTTCTTAAG GCGCAGGCCAAAGCAAACGCTAAGACCTATGAATTCCGTAGCGAGTCTTCGCGAGGATTAAGAGTTCCATATCCCGGACATCCACCTCCCCCAGACATGCAGTCTAGGTCCCGAGAAGGGTTGAGGAGTGTTCCTACCTCGTCACAGGAGAGTAGCGAACCCCCAGCAAGTCTCTTCAAGGAACGTTTGGGAGGCTCAGACATGCGAGATCATTACCCCTTAAAgatcaagaagaaaaaaaagagtcACCACGCAAAACTCCTTCACAAAGCCAACGTTCAATCCATGAGGATGTCCTCTGCCAATCACACAAGTCAGACCGAACAGATAATAAGCTCGTCGAAAGGGGACGACTCGGGAGCGCTGGAGTACCATCCCACACACGGCGTCATCCAGATTGCTAGACGGCAGAACTCCTCCGACTTGGGATCTTCGAGCCAGATCGAGCATTGTTTCCTGTCTAAGGAACACGGACTCGTGCAAACCTCACAACACGGACATGGAAAGTCGAATAGTGACACCTCTTTACATAGGACAAAGAATAGGGGTGACCTCTACAAAGATGGTGTCAACCCTAGAACTAAGATCCACTCCGAATGCCGGGAACAGGTGTCAGACTTCTACAGCGAAGCACTAATAACCCACGGGAGGAAACCTTCACTTATCGCCCGGATTCCTGTTGCCAGGATTTTCGGAGAACCTGAAGAAGAACCTTGGAGGCCACCGGTAGACAACTTGGAGAAAGTAGTAGTGACTGATGTGACTTCTAATTTTCTGACTGTGACTATAAAAGAAAGCAACACAGACCAAGGCTTTTTTAAGGATAAGCGATAA